The Microbacterium sp. W4I20 genome segment GGTTGTCAGAGCCGACGTCTCTCCCCATGGCAGCGGCGCGCACGACGAAGACCGGGGCATCGGAGGCGGCCGCCGAGCATCTGCGGCGGCTCGTGCGGGGCGGCTCGTTCGGGTCCACCGGCCGGCTGCCGAGCGAGCGCGAACTCGTCGATCGGCTGCAGGTGAGCCGCACCACGCTGCGGCGGGCGCTGGGCATGCTCGCCGACGAGGGGCTCGTCAGCTCGGCGCCGCAGTCGGGGTGGTTCGTCAACGAGGCGCCGCTCGGTGAGCCGCCGCGCACGCTGATCAGCTTCACCGAGATGGCCCGGCGCCGCGGTGTCGTGCCACGTACCCGGGTGCTGTCGCACGTCGTCCGCGAAGCGAAGCTCGACGAGGCGCATCAGCTCATGGCGGCGCCGGTCAGCCCTGTGCTCGAGGTGGAGCGGCTGCGCTCACTCGGCGAGACGCCGATCTGCATCGATCACGGCGTGATCCTGCTCGAGCGCACCCCCGGCATCGAGCACGTCGACCTCGAAGACACGTCGCTGTACGCCGAGATGGGCGCGCTCGGCACCGAACCCGCGCGCTCGAACTTCGTCGTCGAGGCGATCGGGGCGGATGACCGCGAAGCGGAACTGCTCGACGTGCCGGTCGGGAGCCCGCTGCTGCTCGGCGCCGAG includes the following:
- a CDS encoding GntR family transcriptional regulator, which encodes MAAARTTKTGASEAAAEHLRRLVRGGSFGSTGRLPSERELVDRLQVSRTTLRRALGMLADEGLVSSAPQSGWFVNEAPLGEPPRTLISFTEMARRRGVVPRTRVLSHVVREAKLDEAHQLMAAPVSPVLEVERLRSLGETPICIDHGVILLERTPGIEHVDLEDTSLYAEMGALGTEPARSNFVVEAIGADDREAELLDVPVGSPLLLGAETAFDAVGLPILIGSTRYRANVYRFYSTMLRR